ACCCGGCTGGGTCGAGCATGACCCGATGGAGATCTGGGAAAACACGAAAGACGTCGTCACTCAGGGGCTCAAGGATGCCGGGCTGGACGCGAGCCAGCTGGAAGCGCTCGGCATCACCAACCAACGTGAGACGACGATCGTCTGGGACAAAGAGACGGGCAAGCCGGTCCACAACGCGCTGGTCTGGCAGGACCGCCGGACCACAGACCGCGTCGAGGAACTGCAGGATGCCGACAAAGTCGAGTGGATCCGTGAGAAGACCGGGCTGGAGGCCGACGCGTACTTCTCTGCGACGAAGACCGAATGGATTCTCGACAACGCCGAACCACTGAAGATGCAGAGCAGTCGCGGTGAGGACCTCCGCAAACGGGCCGAGTCCGGGGAGCTCCTCATGGGCACCATCGACTCGTGGCTCATCTACAACCTCACCGGTAACCACATCACCGACGTCACCAACGCGTCCCGGACGATGCTGTACAACATCCGGGACCTGGAGTGGGACCACGACCTCCTCGAGGAGTTCGACGTCCCCGCGTCGATGGTCCCAGAAGTGCGACCGTCGTCGGACGACGACTACTACGGGTACACCGACCCCGACGGCTTCCTCGGCGAAGAGGTCCCCGTCGCGGGCGCGCTCGGCGACCAGCAGGCCGCGATGTTCGGCCAGACCTGTTTCGACGAGGGCGACGCCAAGAACACCTACGGAACCGGCTCGTTCTACCTGATGAACACCGGGACGGAGGCAGTCACGTCTGACCACGGACTCCTGACGACCATCGGCTTCCAGATGTCCGGTGAGCCCGTCCAGTACGCGCTGGAGGGGGCCATCTTCATCACCGGGGCCGCCATCGAGTGGCTCGAAGACGTCGACCTCATCAACAACGCAGCACAGACCGCGGAACTCGCTCGCTCCGTCGACTCGACGGACGGCGTCTACATGGTGCCGGCGTTCACCGGCCTGGGCGCGCCCCACTG
This DNA window, taken from Haloarcula ordinaria, encodes the following:
- the glpK gene encoding glycerol kinase GlpK → MTDTYVGSIDQGTTGTRFMVFDHSGQVVANAYEKHEQFYPEPGWVEHDPMEIWENTKDVVTQGLKDAGLDASQLEALGITNQRETTIVWDKETGKPVHNALVWQDRRTTDRVEELQDADKVEWIREKTGLEADAYFSATKTEWILDNAEPLKMQSSRGEDLRKRAESGELLMGTIDSWLIYNLTGNHITDVTNASRTMLYNIRDLEWDHDLLEEFDVPASMVPEVRPSSDDDYYGYTDPDGFLGEEVPVAGALGDQQAAMFGQTCFDEGDAKNTYGTGSFYLMNTGTEAVTSDHGLLTTIGFQMSGEPVQYALEGAIFITGAAIEWLEDVDLINNAAQTAELARSVDSTDGVYMVPAFTGLGAPHWDGRARGTIVGMTRGTRKEHIVRATLESIAYQTRDVAEAMEADSGVETTSLRVDGGAVKNNFLCQLQSDIIQTDIVRPEVDETTALGSAYAAGLAVGYWDTVDELRDNWQIDREFSPEMEASEADRKYSRWDDAVEKSLDWAREE